The genomic region ATTCGGTTGGGCTATCCAGCTTGCAGGACCTAGTAGCGCCCGCGCTGACGAGCTAACTGAGGTAGCGAACCGATCGCTGAATGAACCAGGAATCTTCTCAACGGCAGAGCCGTCGGTTCAGGCAGAAGTTGCAGGCCAGCCGCAGAGACGTCTGAAGGGCGCGCCGCCTGATCCTTGTTTGAAGAACCTGCCGGTTCCGGTGCCGCAAGGCGGAGCGCATCGAGTGATCCAGTTGGTCAACTGTTCGAGCCAGACCATGCTGGGAGCTGCGAACGCCGCTGCGAGATTCGGAACACCACTCACTCCGGTATTGCCGCGCGAGAAGACCTGGGTGCTGAAACCTGCGGGATCGCCCAACAACGCAAACGTTCTGACCATCGACATACCGCCGCAATGGGAAAATACCAAACCCGAAGGCAGTGTAGGTCCACGGCTCTGGGCGAGAACTGGTTGTCGATATGATGTCGCGTCGGATCGGGCGCAGTGCGAGACAGGCGGCTGCGGCGGCAAGTACGATTGCAGCAAGGCCAAGCTGGGAGCATCAGTCGGGACAACAGTTTCGGAGTGGACCTTCTACGAGCCAGTTGAGAGCGGCGATCACAAGATCAAGTACTTCAAGGATTCCCCGGATATCAGCGCGGTGGATGGAGTGAATCTGAACATGGACATCCAGCCGCTCGGCGGCAGCCCAAAAGATCCGTTTGACGCGCAAGGCGGTCACGATATCGGATGGCTGGCGGAAAACTACCCGCTCAGCCAACACGGCAAGGATCTTCGGGCAGCGGGCAAATGCGACCCCGATTTTCGGCTCAAGCGATCGGATCTCACGACCGGCTTGTATGCATTTGTGATCGTAGCGAACGACCGCAAACCGAAGGGAGGAGATGGGACGGTGGCCTGCTTCTCGAATTGCGCTAGATACGCCTACCCGACACCGCCGGATAAGAGCTGCGACGCCAGCGATCGCGATTCGAAGTGCTATAAGTGGAAGGCTTTTTGTCTCGGCGATCCTACGCAATACGGCCAGAAGTGCACTAAAGACAGTGACTGTCCGGTGGCGGGTTCGTGTTGGGATAATCCAGGCTCTAAACTCGACCATACCTGCCAGGGCCGGGCATTCATCAAGAAGAACACCTGTCCCGAAAAAGTTTGTACCTTTCCTTACAACTATAGAGATCCGGTCAACGGTACAGTCTTCAAATCCACACAGCCTCCGTTCGGCAATTGCGACGATGTCAGCACGGACAAGCGCGACTGCATCGGCGACGACACCATTCACGAGGTATTGCCCAAGGCGTATTCGTGGCCCAACGATCCGCAGGTTTACGGTGGCGACGCGAAAGCCTACCGAGTCATCATCGCGCCAGGCGGCACCAACATCCCGATTACGCCCTTGGCACCCATTCCGGTATGCAGCACGCTGCCCGGGATATACGACTATTCCAAGTGGTATGGAGGGGCGGGGAAGTGCATAAACGGGAACACCGACTGCCATCCCTGCGACATCGAGCTAAACAAAAACGGCGCGGTGTTCGGGGTAGCGCGTCCGAGACCTGATTCGTGGTCTTGCAACCTTCCTCCCGCGGCTTCCGGGAACGACGGGGTTATCTGCAAGTGGAAGTAGCCGGACCGCAACCAGCTCGGCGAAGTAAGTAAGAACAGCTAGAAAGAGGTGTGCGGCAGGGATCGATTACTGCCGCACACTTCATTTCGGGCAGATCAATTCCGGGATGTTTCAATCATTCGCGCCGCGCGGGTATCCTGAAGGACCAGATGATCAGCGCTGACGAAGCTCTCCAAATCGTGCTCGACAATGTGAGTCCGCTCGGCGTCGAGCGGGTCGCGATGGTCGATGCGCTCGGCAGGATGCTGGCCGAGGAGATCCGCTCCTCGCGCGATATCCCGGGCTTCGACAACTCCGCGATGGATGGCTACGCGGTGCGCGCGGCCGATATCGCGAGTGCGTCGGAGAGCAATCCGGTCAGGCTGGCCGTGGTCGAGACCGTGGGCGCGGGGCAGATACCGACGCGCCGGGTCAAGGCCGGAGAGGCGGTGCGCACGATGACCGGTGCGCCGATCGCGGAAGGCGCCGACGCGATAATCCAGGTCGAGCGCACGCGCGGCGGCGGCGATAGCGTCGAGATCCTGGCGCCGGCCGAGGCGCGATCGTTCATCCGGCCGCGCGGCGAGGATCTCAAGCTTGGGCAGTTGGTGATGTCGGTGGGGAAACGGCTCACGCCGGCGGACCTCGGGATGCTCGCGTCGGTGAATCGCGCGATGGTCGAGGTGAATCGGCGTCCGCGGGTCGCAATCGTTGCGACGGGCGACGAGCTGGTGGATGTCGATCAGCCGCCCGTGGGCGCGCAGGTCGTGAACTCGAGCGCATACGCGTTGGCGGGTGCGACGCTTGAATGCGGCGGCCTGCCGACGATCCTGAAAGTGGCGCGCGACGAGCGCGACGAGATCACCGCGCGGCTCGCCGAGGCGATGACGTTCGACGTGGTGCTCTCGACCGGCGGCGTGTCGGTCGGGCAGTTCGATCACGTCAAGGGCGCGCTCGACGCGCTCGGGATGAAGCAGTTGTTTCATGGCGTCGCACAGCGGCCGGGGCGTCCGCTCAAGTTCGGCACTTGTGGCTACCGGCCGATTTTCGGTTTGCCGGGGAATCCGGTCTCGACGCTGGTCTGCTTCTATCTTTACGCGCGCCCCGCGATTCTGAAGATGGGCGGCCGGCGCGACGTTGGGCTGCCGCGGGTGCGGGCGCGATGCGGCGTCGATATCAAAATCGCGAAGGACCTGACCGAGTTTGTGCGAGTGAAGCTCGCGCGCGACGGCGATCAAATCGTGGCGACGCCGACCGGCAATCAGGGGTCGGGAATTTTGAGTTCGATGTCGCTGTCGGACGGGCTGCTGATCGGACCGGCGGCGACGAATCTACTCGAAAAAGGCGCTCAGGCGATGGTCTTGTTGGTCGGCGGAACCGAAACGCTGGGCGCGGACGCGGGCGGCGCGGTGACGGAAGACACGCTGTTTACGTCGCGGCGCCAGAGCCATTGAATGACCAGCGTCACGGCGGCGCCGAAGATCGCGGAAGCGAGGATCAGGCTCGACACTCTCATCCCGACGAAGACGCCGAACGGCAACAGGTAGAACTTGATCAGGTCGAACTGATAGTTCGCGTAGATGACGTACAAAACCCAGAGGACGAGGATGGCGCCTAAGATGAATCTGGGGGTTTTGACAAATGCGGGCATCGCGGCGCGGCCTCCTGAGGGTGCGATGTGAAAAGCTTGTCCGCTGAAATCGCGCTTGTCAACGCAGCGACATGGGGTGGAAATGCCGATGCAGCCAAATTCACTGCGGCCGAAGGAGATCGATGCGGTTCCGCGTAGGCAACGGATTCGACTTTCATCCGCTCGAAGCGGGCCGGCGGCTGGTGCTCGGCGGAGTCGAGATCGCGCATGAGAAGGGGCTGCGCGGGCATTCGGACGCCGACGTAGCGGCGCACGCGCTCGCCAACGCGATCCTGGGGGCGATCGGTGCGGGCGACTTGGGGCGTCATTTCCCGGACAGCGATCCGCAGTACAAGGATGCGGACTCGATCGCGCTGCTCGCGCAGGTCGGCAAACTTGCGCGCGAGCGCGGATGGCGCCTCGGCAACGCGGACCTTACGATATTTGCGCAGGCACCGCGCCTGAAGCCGTACCTGGATGCGATGCGCGGGCGAATCGCGGCGGCGCTCGAGGCGGACCAATCGACGATCAATGTGAAGGCGTCGAGTCCGGAAGGAATCGGCGCGCTGGGTCGCGGCGACGGAATGGCGGCGGCGGCAATCGTGATGCTCGAGGCGGATTAACGAGCCGCGAGCATCGTCGCGACGCAGCGGTAGGATGGCGGTGCAGTCGAATCACGGCATCTGAGCTGCTGGCGTTAGATTCAGATCGCGCTCGAAACAAGCCGGAGAGATGGGAAAATCGCAGATGCTCGCGCGCTCGCGGGTCGTCGCGACGTGGCAGCGCTCTTGCTCTCCCTCAAGAGCAGCGGCGGATCACGGCATCCGCGTCCTGACAGGGAGGGTTAAGCGACATGTTCGCATGGATTTTTATCGGACTAATCTCGGGCTGGCTCGCCGGCAAGATCGTCAATGGCAACGGCTACGGCGTGATGGCGGATATCGCGCTTGGCTTGGTCGGCGGAATCGTGGGCGGGATGATTTTCGCGATCCTTGGCGTGCAGGCGCATAACTTCGTCGGCGCGATCCTGATGTCCACCGCAGGCGCAACGACGCTGGTGATCGCGACGCGAATTATCCGCGACGAAATCTGATTGGCCTAATCAACCGGCTCGCCCAAAATCGAATAGCCGTTCGCCATCCTGAATAAACGAACGCCCCTCGGTTGCCCGCTATCGCGCTTTCACTCAGACTGATCGGCGCTGGTGGCGATGAAACTGAGGGGCGCAATATCGGGATTCGGCGAGGTCGCGGCAAGGGCTCATCTGCCGGGATGGTGCACGCGCGACAACGTGAATATCAGCGCGGTGCACGATCCGGTTGCCGAGCGCAGGCATGAGGCAATTCGGCTGATCAAGAGTGTCCGGGTTTATGACGATCTCCGCTTGATGCTCGACGGCGAGGCGGTGGACTTCGTCGATATCGCGAGTCCGCCGGCGCTGCACGCCCGTTCGATTCGCGCGGCGCTCGAGGCCGGCGCGCACGTACTGGTCGAAAAGCCGCTCTGCCTCGATTTCGGGGAATTCCATCGGTTGAAGCGCCTGGCGGTCGAAAAACGCCGCGTGCTGATGTGCGTGCACAACTGGAAGTATGCGCCGCCGTATGCGGCGGCGCGGCGCGCGATCGAGCAAGGGCGTCTCGGTGAAGTTTGGTCCATCACGATCGATCGACTGCGCACCGAGCCCGCGGGCGCGGGCGGCGCTGGCGGCAAGTGGCGAACGTCGTCGGCGTCGGGCGGCGGAATCCTGATCGATCATGGCTGGCACGTTTTCTACCTGATGCACTGGCTGCTGGGCGGCGCCACACCCTTCTCGATTTCCGCGCGCCTCGAGACGCCGGCTGGTTGCGAGGTGGACGAAGTGGCAAGAGTGAATATCCTGTTTGAGAACGGCGTAACCGCGAAGTCCCATCTTTCGTGGCGCGCATCGAGCCGCCGAACGTCGGCGAAAATCCTGGGTGCGCTCGGGCTTATGGTAATAGAAGGTGACCGGGTCATCCTGAGCAAAATGGACGGGAGCACAGAAGATCTGTCGGCGCCTGACGTCGCCGCCGATTCGTACCATCCGGCGTGGTTCGGCGGCGTGGCCGAGGAGTTCGAGCAGGCGGTTGCAACAGGTCCCGATTCGATTGTCGCGCGGCAGAATCTTGCCGAGGCCGGCGCGGCGATTGGCATGATCGCGGCTGCACGAGAATCGGCGACGATTGGCGGCGAGGACGTCGATATGCCGAAGGTAACTTGAGCATCGGCGGAAATTCCCTAAAATCGACCTTTCTGACCGACTGACCGCTCGGACGGTAGCTTGACTTATCTGATATGGACGGTAGAGTTGCCTCTTGACCGAATGGTTAGGCTAATCGGTGGTGCGGAGGATCAAATCGGTCAGTCCGGGCGGTCGATCGTGAAGATTTGCGCGAAGATTGGTGGCACAAATTACGAAATAAGGGGCAGGATTTCAGGCATCTATGGGCGCATCGCAGGCTAAAGGGATCGAGCAACGGGCTGGGTCGCAGGATTCACGCGACGAGATATTGAAAGCCGCGATGCATCTGTTTGCCGATCGCGGATTTCATGAAACCTCGATGTCCGAGGTCGCGCGCGAGGCGCGGGTCAGCAAGGCGCTGATTTTCTGGCATTTCAAGACCAAGGAAGAGCTGTTCGTCGCGGTGTTGAATCGATTGCTCGAGCCGTACGTGATCGATTTTGCGGAAGAGGCGGGGGCCCTGGATGAGCGCGCCCAGATTCAGAAGCTGGTCGAGTTCTATCTGCTGTTCGTGCGTGAGAATGTGAGTTCGGTGCGTTTCTTCCTGGCGCAGATGCTCCACGATCCGCATCTGTCGGAGAGTCTCAACGAACAAGTGCTGCGGCTCTACAGCGGCTACCGGGATTTGCTGACCGAGCTGATAGCGCGGTCGCAGGAAAAGGGCATCTGCACTCGCCGTTTCGCGCCCGAGGCGGCGACCAGTTTCCTGCTGTCGGCGCTGAATGGTTTATTGATCGAACATCTGTTCATGGGCGCCAAAGCGGTGGATTCGGAGGGCGCAGTCGCGATGGTGGGGGAGTGGCTGTTCGGCGACTCGAAGGAACCATCGCCAGAAGGCGGCAATCCGGCTGCCTGATTTTCTGAACGAGTAGAGAGAACATCCAAAGATGCGCATTCCGCTTAGACAGATGATCGATCTCGGCCGGTATATCGGTTCCAAAAAGCGCGCGGGCGAGAAATATTTCCCGTTGGTGTTGATGCTCGAACCGCTGCACGCGTGCAACCTCGCCTGTATCGGTTGCGGGCGAATCGTCGAGTACAAGGACACGATTCGCGACATGATGACGCTCGACGAGGCGCTCAGGTCGGCGGAGGAAGCGAACGCGCCGATCGTTTCGATCTGCGGCGGCGAACCGCTGATGTACAAGCATATCGCGCCGCTGACCAAGGGATTGATCGAGCAGCAGAAGCGCCACGTGATGATCTGCACCAACGCGATCCTGCTCGAGCGCTTCGTCAAACAGGTCGAGCCAAGCCCGTACTTGAGCTTCAATATCCATCTTGACGGGATGCGCGAGACCAACGATCGCGTGACCGATCGCCAGGGTCATTTCGACATCGTGGTGAAGATGATCAAGATGCTGAAGGAGAAGGGCTATCGCGTGCAGACCAATACGACGGTCTTCCGCGAGACCACCAGCGAGGAACTCGAGGACATGATCAAGTTCCTGACGACGCTGAAGGTGGATGGGATGCTGCTCAGCCCGGGCTATCACTACCAGGTGCTGGGCAATGACGAGGTGTACCTCAAGAAAGAGGAGATGCCTCACAAGTTCATGAAGGTTCGCGACATGGCGAACGACTACAAGATCGTCAACACGCCGATCTACCTCGACTACCTGGTCGGCAAGCGCGATCTGACCTGCAGTCCGTGGACGACGGTGACGCGCAATCCGCAAGGATGGAAGGGCCCCTGCTACCTGATCACCAACGGGCATTACAAGACGTTTGAAGAAATGCACGCGGCGACCGATTGGGAATATTACCGGACCAAGCAGGACATCCGATGCCGCGACTGCAAGCTGCATTCGGGATTCGAGGGCACGGTCGCGCTCGATTTCGGCAAGAACCTGAAAGATTCGTGGCGGATGGTCCGTCACTACGTGGCCTAGAAGAAAAAGCATTGTTCGACCTCGATCGCTATCTGAAAGAGCGCGCCCAACTGATCGACCGGGAGTTGGCGGCCAGTATCGATGAGCCTCGGGGCGCGGCGGCGCGCCTGTACGAGGCGATGCGCTACAGCTTGCTCGCGGGCGGCAAACGGCTGCGGCCGGTGCTGGTGCTCGCGTCGTGCGAGGCGGTGGGCGGAAAGATCGAAGCTGCGATGGGACTCGCGTGCGCAGTCGAGATGATTCACACCTATTCGCTGATTCATGACGACCTGCCGTGCATGGACGACGACGATTTCCGGCGCGGACGCCCGACCAATCACAAAGTTTATGGCGAAGCGATCGCGACGCTCGCTGGCGATGCCCTGCTGACCGACGCGTTCGAGGTGCTGGTGCGCAAGTCGCCGGACAGCGCGGAGCCGAGGATCGTGCTCGAGACAATCGCGGAACTGGCGAACGCGGCAGGCTCGGCAGGGATGGTCGGCGGGCAGGTGATCGATCTGCTCGGCGAGGGCAAGTCGAAGACGATCGACGAGCTCGAGGAACTGCACGCGAAGAAGACGGGCGCACTGTTTTTGGCGTCGGTGCGCGGCGGCGCTCGGCTCGGCGGCGCGAACGAATCGCAGATCGAATCGCTGGATGCGTACGCGCGGGCGCTCGGCCTCGCGTTCCAGGTCGTGGATGATTTGCTCGACGTGCAAGGCACGCCTGAACAGATGGGCAAGCGCACACAGAAGGATCAGGAGCGCGGCAAGGCGACCTATCCGGCGATATTGGGAATCGAACGATCGGTCGATTTGGCGCGCGAACTCGAAAGCAGGGCTAATCGCGCGCTTAAGGGCTTCGACGCCGGCGCCGAGCCGCTCAGGCATCTCGCGACGTTCGTGGTGGAGCGCAAGCTGTGAGCGAGCTGTCGGCAATCGCGATCGGGCATCAGCAACCGCGCCAGGCGATGCTGGTCGAGCTGGGGCGTCTCGAGCTGCGCGACTATACGCCGCCGCGTCCCGGGCCCGGCGAGCTGTTGATCGAAGTGCGCTGCGCGCTTAGCTGCGGCACCGATCTGAAAACATTTCGCCGCGGTCATCCGATTTGGAAACTGCCGACGCCGTTCGGTCACGAATTTTCAGGCGTGGTGGTCGAAGCCGGCGCGGGCGTGAAGTCATTCAAGGCGGGCGACGAAGTGATGGCGGCGCCGACTGCGCCGTGCGGGATTTGCTTCTACTGCCAACACGGGCAGGAAAATCTGTGCGCGCTCGCGATGGACAAGATGGTGATGGGCGCGTACGCAGACCTGCTGCTGCTGCCGGCGCACGTCGTCGCGCGCAACACGTTTATCAAGCCAGTGGGATTGCCGTTCGAGGAGGCCGCGCTGCTGGAACCGCTCTCGTGCGTGATTCATGCGCAGGAAATGGCGCATCCGCAGAAATCGGAATCGGTGCTGATTATTGGCGGAGGCGCATTCGGCCTGATGCACATGCTCGGGCTGAAAGCGTCGGGGGTGCGCGAGGTAGCGGTGCTCGGACGCGGCGCACAGCGGCTCAAGTGGGCCGCGGAAATGGGCGCCGACGAGGTGATCGATGCGCGCGGCGACGGTGCGATCGCGGAAGTGGCGCGGCTCAACGGCGGCTTCGGGCCGGACCTCGTAATCGAATGCACCGGCCAGGTTCAGGGCTGGGAGGATGCGCTCGCGCGGGTGCGTCGCGGCGGCCGGGTGGTGTTTTTCGGCGGATGTCCGTCCGGCACGAAGCTCAGCGTCGATACGCGCCGGATGCATTACGACAATCTGACATTGATTGCGCCGTTTCATTCTCGTCCGCGCGACGTGCGGCGCGCGTTTGAATTGCTGGCGGCGCGGACGGCGGGATTTGGCGCGATCGTGAATGCGCGGCGCTCGCTCAGCGAACTGGCGGAAGTATTTGCGATGCTCGAGCGCGGCGAGGTGCTGAAGTGCGCGGTAATTCCGTAGCGGTCGTTCGAGGCGAGTCGCGCGCGCATGACAACCGTTGTCAGAGCGCCGGATCGTGTCGGAGGGGCCGCAGGCAATGCGGGAAGATGGTGGCGGGAGCGGGATGAGGATCAAGCTGGGAGAAATATGAGTCAGGCAATTTCTATCGACAATATGGCGGCGCTGTCGCCGCACGACGAGTTCGTGGCCAAGGTCGATTACACGATCGAACGCGCGCAAAATTCGCTGCTCGCGCTGCAGAAGCCCGAGGGCTACTGGCACGGCGCGCTCGAAGCGAACGCGGAGATGAACGCCGAGTACATCATCTTCACCCACTTCATGGACACGGTCGATATCGAACTCGAAGCGCGGCTCAAAAAATATCTGCTCGATACGCAGAGCGCGGACGGAAGCTGGAGTCTCTTTCCGGGCGGCGAGGGCTATCTGTCGAGCACGATCGAGGCCTACTTCGCGCTCAAGCTGACGGGCATGCGGGCTGGCGACGAACCGATGGCGCAGGCGCGGCGCTGGATCCTGGCGAAGGGCGGAATCGTGAACTGCGGCACGCTCGCCCGCTTCTACCTGGCGGCGATGGGGCAGATCACGTGGGACGCGACCGCCGCGCTGCCGATCGAAATCGTGCTGCTGCCGAACTGGTTTCCGATCAACATTTACGAATTGGGATCGTGGGCGCGCGGCACGCTGATGGCCTTGATGCTGATGCAGACGGCTCGGCCGGCCAAGCAGATCGACTATCAGAGGGGCATCCTGGAGCTGTATATACAGCCGCCGCATTTCACGAAGTTCAAGCAGCCGCGCGGCAAGAAGCTGCTCTCGCTGCGCAATTTGCTTAACGTTGGAGATCGGGGACTACGCCTTTACGACAAGCACAATGTTGCGTCGCTGCGCGCTAGTGCGATCCGCAAGACGGAAGAATGGATCGTCGACCATCAGGATGAAAACGGCTCGTGGGGCGGAATCGAGCCGTGCTATCTGCTGAGCGCGATGGCGCTCAAGGCGATTGGCTATCGCAACGATCATCCGGTGCTGAGAAAGGCGATCGCTGCTTCGCGCGAACTCGTCTGGGATTTTCCGGATAGCGCGCTATACATGCCGTGCGTTTCGCCCAACTGGGACTCGGCGTTGGCGGGGCGCGCATTGCTGGACTCGGGAATTGCGGGAGATCATCCGGCGCTGCGCAAGGCGGCGTCGTGGTTTATCGATCACCAGATTTTCAATAAGGGCGATTGGTCGGTGAAGCGGCCAGCGCTCGAAGCGGGCGGATGGGCATTTCAGTTCTACAACGACTCCTACCCCGACGTGGACGATTCGGCGGTGATACTTTCGGTGCTGGCCGAGTCGAGCGTGGGTGACGCGGCGGCGAAAGAACGATCGATGCGCGCCGGCGCGAACTGGGTAATGGGGATGCAATCGAAGGACGGCGGATTTGCCGCGTTCGATGCCGACAACGATTCGACCTGGATGAATCATTTGCCGCTCGCGGACGTCGAGGCGGTCACCGATCCCTCGTGCCCCGATCTCACCGGCCGCGTGCTCGACATGATGGCGTCGGTCGGCTATCGGAGCGATCATCCGGTCGCCAAACGCGCGATCGAATGGCTGAAGCGCAATCAATCGAGCCACGGCGGATGGTGGGGCCGGTGGGGCGTGAATTACATCTACGGAACCTCGTCGGCGTTGTCGGGCTTGCGCGCGATCGGCGTCGATATGAAGCAGCCGTGGATCAGGCGCGCGGTCGCGTGGCTTAAGTCTAAGCAGAACGCCGATGGCGGATGGGGCGAGAGCCCGCTCTCGGACCAGGATCCGGCGTGGCACGGGCGCGGCACGAGTACGGCGTCGC from Candidatus Binatus sp. harbors:
- a CDS encoding thaumatin family protein yields the protein MSYSIVSVALLAMAFGWAIQLAGPSSARADELTEVANRSLNEPGIFSTAEPSVQAEVAGQPQRRLKGAPPDPCLKNLPVPVPQGGAHRVIQLVNCSSQTMLGAANAAARFGTPLTPVLPREKTWVLKPAGSPNNANVLTIDIPPQWENTKPEGSVGPRLWARTGCRYDVASDRAQCETGGCGGKYDCSKAKLGASVGTTVSEWTFYEPVESGDHKIKYFKDSPDISAVDGVNLNMDIQPLGGSPKDPFDAQGGHDIGWLAENYPLSQHGKDLRAAGKCDPDFRLKRSDLTTGLYAFVIVANDRKPKGGDGTVACFSNCARYAYPTPPDKSCDASDRDSKCYKWKAFCLGDPTQYGQKCTKDSDCPVAGSCWDNPGSKLDHTCQGRAFIKKNTCPEKVCTFPYNYRDPVNGTVFKSTQPPFGNCDDVSTDKRDCIGDDTIHEVLPKAYSWPNDPQVYGGDAKAYRVIIAPGGTNIPITPLAPIPVCSTLPGIYDYSKWYGGAGKCINGNTDCHPCDIELNKNGAVFGVARPRPDSWSCNLPPAASGNDGVICKWK
- the glp gene encoding gephyrin-like molybdotransferase Glp, producing the protein MISADEALQIVLDNVSPLGVERVAMVDALGRMLAEEIRSSRDIPGFDNSAMDGYAVRAADIASASESNPVRLAVVETVGAGQIPTRRVKAGEAVRTMTGAPIAEGADAIIQVERTRGGGDSVEILAPAEARSFIRPRGEDLKLGQLVMSVGKRLTPADLGMLASVNRAMVEVNRRPRVAIVATGDELVDVDQPPVGAQVVNSSAYALAGATLECGGLPTILKVARDERDEITARLAEAMTFDVVLSTGGVSVGQFDHVKGALDALGMKQLFHGVAQRPGRPLKFGTCGYRPIFGLPGNPVSTLVCFYLYARPAILKMGGRRDVGLPRVRARCGVDIKIAKDLTEFVRVKLARDGDQIVATPTGNQGSGILSSMSLSDGLLIGPAATNLLEKGAQAMVLLVGGTETLGADAGGAVTEDTLFTSRRQSH
- the ispF gene encoding 2-C-methyl-D-erythritol 2,4-cyclodiphosphate synthase, yielding MRFRVGNGFDFHPLEAGRRLVLGGVEIAHEKGLRGHSDADVAAHALANAILGAIGAGDLGRHFPDSDPQYKDADSIALLAQVGKLARERGWRLGNADLTIFAQAPRLKPYLDAMRGRIAAALEADQSTINVKASSPEGIGALGRGDGMAAAAIVMLEAD
- a CDS encoding Gfo/Idh/MocA family protein produces the protein MKLRGAISGFGEVAARAHLPGWCTRDNVNISAVHDPVAERRHEAIRLIKSVRVYDDLRLMLDGEAVDFVDIASPPALHARSIRAALEAGAHVLVEKPLCLDFGEFHRLKRLAVEKRRVLMCVHNWKYAPPYAAARRAIEQGRLGEVWSITIDRLRTEPAGAGGAGGKWRTSSASGGGILIDHGWHVFYLMHWLLGGATPFSISARLETPAGCEVDEVARVNILFENGVTAKSHLSWRASSRRTSAKILGALGLMVIEGDRVILSKMDGSTEDLSAPDVAADSYHPAWFGGVAEEFEQAVATGPDSIVARQNLAEAGAAIGMIAAARESATIGGEDVDMPKVT
- a CDS encoding TetR/AcrR family transcriptional regulator, translating into MGASQAKGIEQRAGSQDSRDEILKAAMHLFADRGFHETSMSEVAREARVSKALIFWHFKTKEELFVAVLNRLLEPYVIDFAEEAGALDERAQIQKLVEFYLLFVRENVSSVRFFLAQMLHDPHLSESLNEQVLRLYSGYRDLLTELIARSQEKGICTRRFAPEAATSFLLSALNGLLIEHLFMGAKAVDSEGAVAMVGEWLFGDSKEPSPEGGNPAA
- the hpnH gene encoding adenosyl-hopene transferase HpnH, which encodes MRIPLRQMIDLGRYIGSKKRAGEKYFPLVLMLEPLHACNLACIGCGRIVEYKDTIRDMMTLDEALRSAEEANAPIVSICGGEPLMYKHIAPLTKGLIEQQKRHVMICTNAILLERFVKQVEPSPYLSFNIHLDGMRETNDRVTDRQGHFDIVVKMIKMLKEKGYRVQTNTTVFRETTSEELEDMIKFLTTLKVDGMLLSPGYHYQVLGNDEVYLKKEEMPHKFMKVRDMANDYKIVNTPIYLDYLVGKRDLTCSPWTTVTRNPQGWKGPCYLITNGHYKTFEEMHAATDWEYYRTKQDIRCRDCKLHSGFEGTVALDFGKNLKDSWRMVRHYVA
- a CDS encoding polyprenyl synthetase family protein, with product MFDLDRYLKERAQLIDRELAASIDEPRGAAARLYEAMRYSLLAGGKRLRPVLVLASCEAVGGKIEAAMGLACAVEMIHTYSLIHDDLPCMDDDDFRRGRPTNHKVYGEAIATLAGDALLTDAFEVLVRKSPDSAEPRIVLETIAELANAAGSAGMVGGQVIDLLGEGKSKTIDELEELHAKKTGALFLASVRGGARLGGANESQIESLDAYARALGLAFQVVDDLLDVQGTPEQMGKRTQKDQERGKATYPAILGIERSVDLARELESRANRALKGFDAGAEPLRHLATFVVERKL
- a CDS encoding zinc-binding dehydrogenase, with amino-acid sequence MSELSAIAIGHQQPRQAMLVELGRLELRDYTPPRPGPGELLIEVRCALSCGTDLKTFRRGHPIWKLPTPFGHEFSGVVVEAGAGVKSFKAGDEVMAAPTAPCGICFYCQHGQENLCALAMDKMVMGAYADLLLLPAHVVARNTFIKPVGLPFEEAALLEPLSCVIHAQEMAHPQKSESVLIIGGGAFGLMHMLGLKASGVREVAVLGRGAQRLKWAAEMGADEVIDARGDGAIAEVARLNGGFGPDLVIECTGQVQGWEDALARVRRGGRVVFFGGCPSGTKLSVDTRRMHYDNLTLIAPFHSRPRDVRRAFELLAARTAGFGAIVNARRSLSELAEVFAMLERGEVLKCAVIP
- the shc gene encoding squalene--hopene cyclase — encoded protein: MSQAISIDNMAALSPHDEFVAKVDYTIERAQNSLLALQKPEGYWHGALEANAEMNAEYIIFTHFMDTVDIELEARLKKYLLDTQSADGSWSLFPGGEGYLSSTIEAYFALKLTGMRAGDEPMAQARRWILAKGGIVNCGTLARFYLAAMGQITWDATAALPIEIVLLPNWFPINIYELGSWARGTLMALMLMQTARPAKQIDYQRGILELYIQPPHFTKFKQPRGKKLLSLRNLLNVGDRGLRLYDKHNVASLRASAIRKTEEWIVDHQDENGSWGGIEPCYLLSAMALKAIGYRNDHPVLRKAIAASRELVWDFPDSALYMPCVSPNWDSALAGRALLDSGIAGDHPALRKAASWFIDHQIFNKGDWSVKRPALEAGGWAFQFYNDSYPDVDDSAVILSVLAESSVGDAAAKERSMRAGANWVMGMQSKDGGFAAFDADNDSTWMNHLPLADVEAVTDPSCPDLTGRVLDMMASVGYRSDHPVAKRAIEWLKRNQSSHGGWWGRWGVNYIYGTSSALSGLRAIGVDMKQPWIRRAVAWLKSKQNADGGWGESPLSDQDPAWHGRGTSTASQTAWALIALVAGEDDVSESAMRGAQWLSERQNDDGAWDETEHTGNGFPNHFYLRYHLYAHYFPLMALGRFRRRLMERSAR